In one window of Methanosarcina vacuolata Z-761 DNA:
- a CDS encoding DNA alkylation repair protein: MEPNIIPRIREELALNVDEKTKASSSRFFKEEVHCYGVKSALVGRIAKNYFNEIKSKDKKEIFSLCEDLFRSDYCEEAFIAAEWAYLVRNNYSEDDFFTFERWVENYVNNWAKCDTLCNHAVGSFIEKFPAYVEKLKTWALSDNRWVRRAAAVTLILPARKGNFLDDVFEISDLLLKDRDDLVQKGYGWMLKEASKPHRQEVFEYVMNNKKEMPRTALRYAIEKMPPDLRARAMEKNWKK, translated from the coding sequence GTGGAACCCAATATTATACCCAGGATAAGAGAGGAACTAGCCCTTAATGTGGATGAGAAAACAAAAGCCAGCTCATCTCGCTTTTTCAAAGAAGAAGTTCACTGCTACGGAGTAAAATCTGCGCTTGTGGGAAGAATTGCGAAAAATTACTTTAACGAAATAAAGTCCAAAGACAAAAAAGAGATCTTTAGCCTGTGCGAGGACCTATTTAGGTCCGATTACTGCGAGGAAGCCTTTATTGCAGCCGAGTGGGCCTACCTGGTAAGAAATAATTACTCTGAGGACGATTTCTTTACCTTTGAGCGTTGGGTTGAAAACTACGTTAACAACTGGGCAAAGTGTGATACCCTATGCAACCATGCAGTGGGCTCTTTTATAGAAAAATTTCCAGCGTATGTGGAAAAACTCAAGACCTGGGCCCTGTCGGACAACAGGTGGGTAAGGCGAGCGGCTGCAGTAACCCTGATCCTGCCTGCCCGAAAAGGCAATTTCCTTGACGACGTTTTTGAAATATCCGACCTGCTGCTCAAAGACAGAGACGACCTGGTCCAGAAAGGCTACGGCTGGATGCTAAAAGAAGCCAGCAAACCCCACAGGCAGGAAGTATTTGAATACGTGATGAATAACAAAAAAGAGATGCCCAGAACCGCCCTCAGATATGCAATCGAGAAAATGCCACCAGATTTGAGAGCCAGAGCTATGGAAAAAAACTGGAAAAAATAG